One Gadus morhua chromosome 1, gadMor3.0, whole genome shotgun sequence DNA segment encodes these proteins:
- the LOC115551322 gene encoding natural killer cells antigen CD94-like: protein MAEAIYARPNMMTKARYTQGEREERIVDIYANLESIGDPHQDYVGIEESSKSLGTGRSQRPDAVSPPWCPIRAVVVLLGLLSVVMLARLIGLAVQHKKTASMERDMEQLFLTLKNLTVQRDALLCKLECPGGWKKFGCKCYKTSDMYQSWYKSREFCVSQGGDLVVVNSKEEMDFIGRSYVYFWLGATDAAGEGTWRWVDGTVLSLDNPSWSGGGPQGGGDKNCLWMAWEQSQYKWADESCETRNLGVCEQNLMK, encoded by the exons ATGGCTGAGGCAATTTACGCCAGACCCAACATGATGACCAAGGCCAGGTatacacaaggagagagagaggagaggatagtggaCATCTACGCTAACCTGGAGAGCATCGGAGATCCACACCAGGACTATGTGGGGATAGAGGAGTCCTCCAAGTCTCTGGGAACAGGAAGAAGTCAGCGGCCGGACGCTGTGAGCCCTCCTTGGTGTCCtatcagggctgtg gtggtgcttctgggcCTGCTGTCTGTGGTAATGCTGGCTAGACTGATTGGGTTGGCAGTGCAACACAAGAAGACTGCAAGCATGGAAAGAGACATGGAGCAACTTTTCCTAACGCTGAAGAATTTGACGGTACAGAGAGACGCACTGCTCTGTAAACTGGAATGTCCAGGTGGTTGGAAGAagtttggttgtaaatgttaCAAGACTTCCGACATGTATCAATCCTGGTATAAGAGCAGGGAGTTCTGTGTTTCCCAAGGAGGAGATCTGGTGGTTGTGAACAgtaaagaggagatggacttcATTGGCAGGTCGTACGTGTACTTCTGGCTTGGAGCGACAGATGCGGCCGGTGAAGGGACgtggagatgggttgatgggaccgtcctGTCGCTGGATAACCCCTCCTGGAGTGGAGGGGGACCTCAAGGTGGTGGGGACAAGAACTGCTTATGGATGGCCTGGGAGCAGAGCCAATATAAATGGGCAGATGAGAGCTGTGAAACCAGAAACTTGGGGGTTTGTGAACAAAATTTAATGAAGTGA